One window from the genome of Jiangella alba encodes:
- a CDS encoding Abi family protein has protein sequence MDVGDRDAAIEVLRRVNYYRLSGYWYPFRRWDGTERGDDFFPDTRLTDVVALYDFDAALRAATFSALAPIELAIRALLGHELGRLDPCIHLDPSKLGPRALRGGTYRRWLDGYQAALTSSREDFVAHHYGKYGGTLPVWAAVEVLDWGGLTYLFGFAPRRVQDEIAAVCGLRAPQLESWLKSLNLVRNTCAHHGRLFNRVHTIVPKLPPVGSHPDLDSATTSWNRTYGQLTLIQFLLDRLRLGRTTLLPAVVRSFPTVRAVPLTHLGAQGHWQDASRLWRR, from the coding sequence ATGGACGTCGGCGACCGAGACGCTGCGATCGAGGTTCTTCGCCGGGTCAACTACTACCGCCTCAGCGGCTACTGGTACCCGTTCCGGCGATGGGACGGAACCGAACGCGGCGACGACTTCTTCCCCGACACCCGGCTGACGGATGTGGTCGCGCTCTACGACTTCGATGCGGCCCTGAGAGCAGCCACCTTCTCCGCCCTCGCCCCGATCGAACTGGCGATACGCGCGCTGCTCGGTCACGAGCTCGGCCGGCTCGACCCGTGCATCCACCTTGATCCGAGCAAGCTGGGCCCGAGGGCGCTACGCGGAGGTACCTACCGCAGGTGGCTCGACGGTTACCAGGCGGCACTGACCTCGTCGCGGGAAGACTTCGTCGCCCACCACTACGGAAAGTACGGCGGGACACTCCCCGTCTGGGCGGCCGTCGAAGTCCTGGACTGGGGCGGTCTGACCTACTTGTTCGGGTTCGCTCCGCGTCGCGTGCAGGACGAGATCGCCGCGGTGTGCGGACTCCGGGCGCCACAGCTCGAGAGCTGGCTCAAGTCCCTCAACCTCGTACGCAACACCTGCGCACATCATGGCCGCCTCTTCAACAGAGTGCACACCATCGTTCCGAAACTGCCTCCCGTCGGGTCGCATCCGGATCTCGACTCCGCCACGACGTCGTGGAACCGTACCTACGGCCAGCTGACCTTGATCCAGTTCCTGCTGGATCGACTTCGGCTCGGACGAACCACGCTGCTGCCGGCCGTAGTGAGGTCGTTCCCCACCGTCCGAGCTGTCCCGCTGACACATCTAGGCGCCCAGGGGCACTGGCAGGACGCGAGTCGACTCTGGCGACGCTGA
- a CDS encoding PA2928 family protein: protein MRRRLGAAAMAVMIVVLVLGAYVVPGFVIRTTASIEGRPFFTTVDGRDVALIGYDDDGMPGLRPGGLGTGVLAVDVATGETVWDAELPEATWSPEVVAAGERYVYVRHTFGVAIIELDDGDTVASDEGIDGLGDEVPHGRWDNYVYDPRREAVLFATDDGDTRQFPLDETAAVPADDATRDTWGCQVGREGGAAPITYDVTRPVAETGDIGLVPPDGTPAGLAITRLHVVEDGVQRELSPVDFYAAGLVQEVVPKLPPERACVGLDWPYDLFEPGDEAVLTTAGLATGHVVVQSSAGPNDEENRRLTVVDVETGAITATLDVRGGVESASTAPSGELVLIVEAGWEGPFGSPGGPWPTDHVVIVGADGAVRDIVVAEKGWFGL, encoded by the coding sequence ATGCGACGGCGCCTGGGCGCGGCCGCGATGGCCGTGATGATCGTCGTGCTCGTCCTCGGCGCGTACGTCGTGCCGGGCTTCGTGATCCGGACGACCGCGTCCATCGAGGGGCGGCCGTTCTTCACGACCGTCGACGGGCGCGACGTCGCGCTGATCGGCTACGACGACGACGGCATGCCCGGCCTGCGGCCCGGTGGCCTGGGCACGGGCGTCCTGGCCGTCGACGTCGCGACGGGGGAGACGGTCTGGGACGCGGAGCTGCCGGAGGCGACGTGGAGTCCGGAGGTCGTCGCGGCCGGTGAGCGGTACGTGTACGTGCGGCACACGTTCGGCGTGGCGATCATCGAGCTCGACGACGGCGACACCGTGGCGAGCGATGAAGGCATCGACGGGCTCGGCGACGAGGTGCCGCACGGCCGCTGGGACAACTACGTGTACGACCCGCGGCGCGAGGCCGTGCTCTTCGCGACCGACGACGGCGACACCCGTCAGTTCCCGCTCGACGAGACCGCCGCCGTGCCGGCCGACGATGCCACTCGCGACACGTGGGGGTGCCAGGTCGGCCGCGAAGGTGGCGCCGCGCCCATCACCTACGACGTGACCCGTCCGGTGGCCGAGACCGGCGACATCGGGCTCGTGCCGCCGGACGGCACGCCGGCCGGGCTGGCGATCACCCGCCTGCACGTCGTCGAGGACGGGGTTCAGCGCGAGCTGTCGCCGGTCGACTTCTACGCCGCCGGGCTGGTGCAGGAGGTCGTCCCGAAGCTGCCGCCGGAGCGGGCCTGCGTCGGCCTGGACTGGCCGTACGACCTCTTCGAACCCGGCGACGAGGCGGTCCTGACGACCGCCGGCCTCGCCACCGGGCACGTCGTCGTCCAGAGCAGCGCCGGCCCCAACGACGAGGAGAACCGGCGGCTCACCGTGGTCGACGTCGAGACCGGCGCCATCACCGCCACCCTCGACGTGCGCGGCGGCGTCGAGTCGGCCTCCACGGCTCCGTCCGGCGAGCTCGTCCTGATCGTCGAGGCCGGCTGGGAGGGACCGTTCGGCTCCCCGGGTGGCCCGTGGCCCACCGACCACGTCGTGATCGTCGGCGCCGACGGCGCCGTCCGCGACATCGTCGTGGCGGAGAAGGGCTGGTTCGGGCTCTGA
- a CDS encoding DUF4191 domain-containing protein, which yields MARNDDQETPEKTGRIAQIRQTYKMARRSDRWVGWITLGILLGVLALAVVVGIFVGPLWLWIIVGLPIALLGAAIVFGRRAERAAYSQIEGQPGAAAAALGTLRRGWETTPMVGANRYQDVVHRAVGRPGIVLIGEGSVPGRVANLLAQEKKRHSRVAPEMPVVEVIVGREEGQVPLPRLTRHLNKLPKNIRPAEVTELRARLRALGSTPIGIPKGPLPKGARIPRGTQMPGR from the coding sequence ATGGCACGCAACGACGACCAGGAGACGCCCGAGAAGACCGGGCGCATCGCGCAGATCCGCCAGACGTACAAGATGGCGCGGCGGTCCGACCGCTGGGTCGGCTGGATCACGCTGGGCATCCTGCTCGGCGTCCTCGCGCTCGCGGTCGTCGTCGGCATCTTCGTCGGCCCGCTGTGGCTGTGGATCATCGTCGGCCTGCCCATCGCGCTGCTGGGCGCCGCCATCGTGTTCGGACGGCGGGCCGAGCGGGCCGCGTACTCCCAGATCGAGGGGCAGCCCGGCGCCGCCGCGGCCGCGCTCGGCACGCTGCGCCGCGGCTGGGAGACCACCCCCATGGTGGGCGCCAACCGCTACCAGGACGTCGTCCACCGCGCCGTCGGCCGGCCCGGCATCGTGCTGATCGGCGAGGGCAGCGTCCCCGGCCGGGTCGCCAACCTGCTCGCGCAGGAGAAGAAGCGGCACAGCCGGGTCGCGCCGGAGATGCCGGTCGTCGAGGTCATCGTCGGGCGCGAAGAGGGCCAGGTACCACTCCCCCGGCTCACCCGGCACCTCAACAAGCTGCCGAAGAACATCCGCCCGGCCGAGGTCACGGAGCTGCGGGCGCGGCTGCGCGCGCTCGGCAGCACGCCCATCGGCATCCCGAAGGGCCCGCTGCCCAAGGGCGCCCGCATCCCGCGCGGCACCCAGATGCCCGGGCGCTGA
- a CDS encoding LLM class flavin-dependent oxidoreductase, which produces MATFRGVPLSVLDLAPVVTGSTPSAALAQTLELARHADDLGFRRYWMAEHHNMPGIASSSPPVLIAAVAAATTSMRVGSGGVMLPNHMPLVVAEQFGTLAALHPGRIDLGIGRAPGTDGLTAHALRGSSDPRLVEEFPQHLAQVRAFLSGEWPDDHPYAAITATPGRGEDVPVWLLGSSDYSARAAAALGLPFSFAHHFSAANTVPALQLYRDGFQPSAALAAPYAMVAVSVVLADDDERAQWLAGPMKLSMLRLRSGAPGPLPTPEEAAAHEFAPAELELLAPFLGGQIAGGPDTVRRELSALVERTGADELMVVTTVTPHADRLRSYELLAALRP; this is translated from the coding sequence GTGGCGACCTTCCGCGGAGTACCCCTGTCCGTCCTCGACCTCGCGCCCGTCGTGACCGGCTCCACGCCGTCCGCCGCGCTGGCGCAGACCCTGGAGCTGGCCCGGCACGCCGATGACCTCGGCTTTCGCCGCTACTGGATGGCCGAGCACCACAACATGCCGGGCATCGCCAGCTCGTCGCCGCCGGTCCTCATCGCGGCGGTGGCCGCGGCGACGACGTCGATGCGGGTCGGGTCGGGCGGCGTGATGCTGCCGAACCACATGCCGCTGGTCGTCGCCGAGCAGTTCGGCACGCTGGCGGCGCTGCACCCGGGCCGCATCGACCTCGGCATCGGCCGCGCACCCGGCACCGACGGGCTGACGGCGCACGCGCTGCGCGGCAGCAGCGACCCCCGGCTGGTCGAGGAGTTCCCCCAGCACCTGGCCCAGGTCCGGGCGTTCCTGTCGGGGGAGTGGCCGGACGATCACCCGTACGCCGCGATCACGGCCACGCCGGGCCGCGGCGAGGACGTCCCCGTCTGGCTGCTCGGGTCCAGCGACTACAGCGCCCGGGCCGCGGCGGCGCTCGGGCTGCCGTTCTCCTTCGCCCACCACTTCAGCGCCGCGAACACCGTCCCGGCGCTGCAGCTGTACCGCGACGGCTTCCAGCCGTCGGCCGCGCTGGCGGCGCCGTACGCGATGGTCGCGGTCAGCGTCGTCCTCGCCGACGACGACGAGCGCGCGCAGTGGCTGGCCGGTCCGATGAAACTGTCGATGCTGCGGCTCCGGAGCGGCGCGCCCGGCCCGCTGCCCACGCCGGAGGAGGCCGCGGCGCACGAGTTCGCCCCCGCCGAGCTGGAGCTGCTGGCGCCGTTCCTCGGCGGCCAGATCGCCGGCGGCCCCGACACCGTCCGGCGGGAGCTGTCCGCGCTGGTGGAGCGTACCGGCGCGGACGAGCTGATGGTCGTCACCACGGTGACGCCGCACGCCGACCGGCTGCGCTCGTACGAGCTGCTGGCCGCTCTGCGGCCCTGA
- the lipA gene encoding lipoyl synthase, whose product MTVAPEGRRLLRLEVRNAETPIEKKPSWIKTKATMGPEYRELQSLVKREGLHTVCQEAGCPNIFECWEDREATFLIGGDHCTRRCDFCLIDTGKPDDLDRDEPRRVAESVQAMGLRYATVTGVTRDDLPDEGAWLYAETIREIHKFNPNTGVEILTPDFSGKADLLQQVFDAEPQVFAHNVETVPRIFKRIRPAFRYERSLDVISIARAAGMITKSNLILGMGETREEISQALADLHGAGCDLITITQYLRPSVRHHPIERWVKPEEFVELQAEAEELGFAGVMSGPLVRSSYRAGRLYRQAMEARAAR is encoded by the coding sequence GTGACTGTCGCGCCGGAGGGACGTCGGCTGCTGCGCCTCGAGGTGCGCAACGCCGAGACGCCGATCGAGAAGAAGCCTTCCTGGATCAAGACGAAGGCGACCATGGGCCCGGAGTACCGCGAGCTGCAGTCGCTGGTGAAACGCGAGGGCCTGCACACGGTCTGCCAGGAGGCCGGCTGTCCCAACATCTTCGAGTGCTGGGAGGACCGCGAGGCGACGTTCCTCATCGGCGGCGACCACTGCACCCGCCGCTGCGACTTCTGCCTCATCGACACCGGCAAGCCGGACGACCTCGACCGCGACGAGCCGCGCCGGGTCGCCGAGTCGGTCCAGGCCATGGGCCTGCGCTACGCCACGGTCACCGGCGTCACCCGCGACGACCTGCCCGACGAGGGCGCCTGGCTGTACGCCGAGACCATCCGCGAGATCCACAAGTTCAACCCGAACACCGGGGTCGAGATCCTCACCCCCGACTTCTCCGGCAAGGCCGACCTCCTGCAGCAGGTGTTCGACGCCGAGCCGCAGGTGTTCGCGCACAACGTCGAGACCGTGCCGCGCATCTTCAAGCGCATCCGGCCGGCGTTCCGGTACGAGCGTTCGCTGGACGTCATCTCCATCGCCCGCGCCGCCGGCATGATCACCAAGTCGAACCTCATCCTGGGCATGGGCGAGACCCGCGAGGAGATCTCCCAGGCGCTGGCCGACCTCCACGGCGCGGGCTGCGACCTCATCACCATCACGCAGTACCTGCGCCCGTCGGTGCGCCACCACCCGATCGAGCGGTGGGTGAAGCCCGAGGAGTTCGTCGAGCTGCAGGCCGAGGCCGAGGAGCTCGGCTTCGCCGGCGTCATGTCCGGGCCGCTGGTGCGCTCGTCGTACCGCGCCGGACGGCTCTACCGGCAGGCCATGGAGGCCCGCGCCGCCCGCTGA
- the lipB gene encoding lipoyl(octanoyl) transferase LipB, which yields MGELRIIRHDGFVPYQEAWDEQRRLHAARVAGEIGDTVVLLEHEAVYTAGKRTTPEERPLLDAGAPVIDVDRGGKITWHGPGQLTGYPILKLPEPYDVIGYVRRVEQLMLDVCRDFGVDAVRVDGRSGVWIQPGDGAPDRKLGAVGLRVAQGVTMHGFALNCDNDLGWYDRIVACGISDAGTTTLSQELGRRVTVAEALPYVEGHLDELLALQPQT from the coding sequence GTGGGCGAGCTACGGATCATCCGGCATGACGGGTTCGTGCCGTATCAGGAGGCGTGGGACGAGCAGCGGCGGCTGCACGCCGCACGGGTGGCCGGCGAGATCGGCGACACCGTCGTCCTGCTGGAACACGAGGCGGTCTACACCGCGGGCAAGCGCACCACGCCCGAGGAACGGCCGCTGCTGGATGCCGGTGCGCCGGTCATCGATGTCGATCGCGGCGGCAAGATCACCTGGCACGGGCCGGGTCAGCTCACCGGCTACCCGATCCTCAAGCTGCCCGAGCCATACGACGTCATCGGCTACGTCCGCCGCGTCGAGCAGCTCATGCTCGACGTCTGCCGCGACTTCGGCGTCGACGCGGTCCGGGTCGACGGCCGCAGCGGCGTCTGGATCCAGCCCGGCGACGGCGCCCCCGACCGCAAGCTGGGCGCCGTCGGGCTGCGCGTCGCCCAGGGCGTCACCATGCACGGCTTCGCCCTCAACTGCGACAACGACCTCGGCTGGTACGACCGCATCGTCGCCTGCGGCATCAGCGACGCCGGCACCACCACGCTGTCGCAGGAGCTGGGCCGCCGGGTCACCGTCGCCGAGGCGCTGCCGTATGTCGAAGGTCACCTCGACGAGCTGCTCGCGCTGCAGCCGCAGACGTAG
- the glnA gene encoding type I glutamate--ammonia ligase — translation MFTNPDELLKFVKDEGVEFIDVRFCDLPGVMQHFNVPASAFDADAIAEGLMFDGSSIRGFQAIHESDMKLMADPATAFVDPFRKAKTLALNFSIVDPFTNEPYSRDPRNIAAKAEAYLASSGIADTVYFGPEAEFYVFDDVRFETKANAGYYHIDSIEGAWNTGRVEEGGNRGYKTRYKGGYFPVPPVDHYADLRDDMVKALTGVGVEIERAHHEVGTAGQAEINYKFDTLKHAGDRLMLFKYIIKNVAWEAGKTATFMPKPLFGDNGSGMHCHQSLWKNGDPLFYDELGYGGLSDMARWYIGGLIKHADSLLAWTNPTVNSYHRLVPGFEAPVNLVYSQRNRSAAVRIPVTGTSPKAKRIEFRVPDPSSNPYLAFSAMLMAGVDGIRNKIEPPEPVDKDLYELPPEEHASIATVPASLGEALDALESDHDYLLEGGVFTDDLVETWIDWKRTNEIDPIRLRPHPHEFELYFDI, via the coding sequence ATGTTCACCAACCCGGACGAACTGCTGAAGTTCGTCAAGGACGAGGGCGTCGAGTTCATCGATGTCCGCTTCTGCGACCTGCCAGGCGTCATGCAGCACTTCAACGTGCCGGCCTCGGCCTTCGACGCCGACGCCATCGCCGAGGGCCTCATGTTCGACGGCTCCTCGATCCGCGGCTTCCAGGCCATCCACGAGTCCGACATGAAGCTCATGGCCGACCCCGCCACGGCGTTCGTCGACCCGTTCCGCAAGGCCAAGACCCTCGCGCTGAACTTCTCCATCGTCGACCCCTTCACCAACGAGCCGTACAGCCGCGACCCGCGCAACATCGCGGCCAAGGCCGAGGCGTACCTCGCCAGCTCCGGCATCGCCGACACCGTCTACTTCGGCCCCGAGGCCGAGTTCTACGTCTTCGACGACGTCCGCTTCGAGACCAAGGCGAACGCCGGCTACTACCACATCGACTCCATCGAGGGCGCCTGGAACACCGGCCGCGTCGAGGAGGGTGGCAACCGCGGCTACAAGACGCGGTACAAGGGCGGCTACTTCCCCGTCCCGCCGGTCGACCACTACGCCGACCTGCGCGACGACATGGTGAAGGCGCTCACCGGCGTCGGCGTCGAGATCGAGCGGGCCCACCACGAGGTCGGCACCGCCGGCCAGGCCGAGATCAACTACAAGTTCGACACCCTCAAGCACGCCGGCGACCGCCTGATGCTGTTCAAGTACATCATCAAGAACGTCGCCTGGGAGGCCGGCAAGACCGCCACGTTCATGCCGAAGCCGCTGTTCGGCGACAACGGCTCGGGCATGCACTGCCACCAGTCGCTCTGGAAGAACGGCGACCCGCTCTTCTACGACGAGCTCGGCTACGGCGGCCTGTCCGACATGGCGCGCTGGTACATCGGCGGCCTGATCAAGCACGCCGACTCGCTGCTGGCCTGGACCAACCCGACGGTGAACTCGTACCACCGCCTGGTGCCGGGCTTCGAGGCGCCGGTCAACCTGGTCTATTCGCAGCGCAACCGGTCGGCGGCGGTCCGCATCCCCGTCACCGGCACGTCGCCGAAGGCCAAGCGCATCGAGTTCCGCGTCCCGGACCCGTCCAGCAACCCGTACCTCGCCTTCTCCGCCATGCTCATGGCCGGCGTCGACGGCATCCGCAACAAGATCGAGCCGCCCGAGCCGGTCGACAAGGACCTGTACGAGCTGCCGCCCGAGGAGCACGCCAGCATCGCCACCGTCCCGGCGTCTCTCGGCGAGGCCCTCGACGCTCTCGAGTCCGACCACGACTACCTCCTCGAGGGCGGCGTCTTCACCGACGACCTGGTCGAGACCTGGATCGACTGGAAGCGCACCAACGAGATCGACCCGATCCGGCTGCGTCCGCACCCGCACGAGTTCGAGCTCTACTTCGACATCTAG
- a CDS encoding PA2928 family protein yields the protein MRRRVLIVLALVVAALGAGVAALAADGVDGPTRPSLDLAVTTVDGRDVAVVAYRHEAGGTMGGILWMFSREVTVRVTAVDLETGDHLWDRQLSAAYPAIEAGVLAAGAGYAYVTTDDGLVILGLDDGDVVARGDGVDGLGAAYLASRTAYAHDAATDAVVTLTSGGEVMAIPVGATTAGPADPGAAARWRDVLNVDDERDLYGNQPGTTSKSALAADGSSIDLNTWATRTDFFLLDTRAERYGVAAGSGFYVLEALEQPHSSLTVVDPETYEPAHTYRLPGTLRQVVNAPGGRVLILTENDEDTGLLVVVTAAGFTEFMVGDPGMRWF from the coding sequence ATGAGGCGCCGCGTTCTCATCGTGCTCGCGCTGGTCGTCGCGGCACTGGGCGCCGGTGTCGCCGCGCTCGCCGCCGACGGCGTCGACGGTCCCACGCGGCCGTCGCTGGACCTCGCGGTCACCACGGTCGACGGCCGCGACGTCGCCGTCGTCGCGTACCGGCACGAGGCCGGCGGCACGATGGGCGGCATCCTGTGGATGTTCTCGCGGGAGGTCACCGTCCGGGTCACGGCCGTCGACCTCGAGACCGGCGACCACCTCTGGGACCGGCAGCTCTCCGCCGCGTACCCGGCCATCGAGGCCGGCGTGCTCGCCGCCGGCGCCGGCTACGCGTACGTGACCACCGACGACGGCCTGGTGATCCTCGGCCTGGACGACGGCGACGTGGTGGCTCGCGGCGACGGTGTCGACGGGCTCGGCGCGGCGTATCTCGCCTCGCGCACCGCCTACGCCCATGACGCCGCGACGGACGCCGTCGTCACCCTGACCTCGGGCGGCGAGGTTATGGCGATACCAGTCGGGGCGACGACCGCTGGGCCCGCCGACCCGGGGGCCGCGGCCCGCTGGCGCGACGTCCTGAACGTCGACGACGAGCGTGACCTGTACGGCAACCAGCCGGGCACGACGTCGAAGAGCGCTCTCGCCGCGGACGGCAGCTCGATCGACCTCAACACCTGGGCCACCCGGACCGACTTCTTCCTGCTCGACACCCGCGCCGAGCGGTACGGCGTCGCCGCGGGGTCCGGGTTCTACGTCCTGGAGGCGCTGGAGCAGCCGCACTCGTCGCTGACGGTCGTCGACCCGGAGACGTACGAGCCGGCGCACACGTACCGGTTGCCCGGGACGTTGCGGCAGGTGGTGAACGCGCCCGGCGGCCGGGTGCTGATCCTCACCGAGAACGACGAAGACACCGGCCTGCTGGTCGTGGTCACCGCCGCCGGCTTCACCGAGTTCATGGTTGGCGACCCCGGAATGCGGTGGTTCTGA
- a CDS encoding CHAT domain-containing protein: MVSLRRRSAVDLRVLDGLGAARPVVQVKFVDAGDLYVTWRWEHAPGEPRVTALERSRVQPALDDLARALPSPLPGEDPATALARALGGPLLDREREHALTTRLAQTLLPFHLAAELNELGVRGVRPHLRVQPSPSTAQVPWEALPGDAGERVADLVDVSVLPPATVRHAIGRRVAPWDPAGPVAAALDPRVPGFPDGSALGSVLGPVEAGSALAAMVAALGPRLRPSVPVATDAFRRDDVGRDRLEGELAAAARFLYVGHVTTAEHGLGAALHLSCPASAPGRAAPVGAHRPLTAADLAFGHRTDDPRPWRLPARVALIACESGGDARFAEPSGLVAAMVQGGAEHVTAARWPLPTDAGLAGAGLAAAVVAVNDAHEAPDPVAALVAWQRECAARWWSTGEPACSPLFWGAFSTAYAPAPAGTTA, translated from the coding sequence ATGGTGAGCCTGCGCCGCCGCTCCGCCGTCGACCTGCGGGTGCTCGACGGCCTCGGCGCCGCGCGGCCGGTCGTCCAGGTGAAGTTCGTCGACGCCGGCGATCTGTACGTGACGTGGCGGTGGGAGCACGCGCCCGGCGAGCCGCGCGTCACGGCGCTGGAGCGCTCCCGCGTCCAGCCGGCCCTCGACGACCTCGCCCGGGCGCTGCCGTCGCCGCTGCCCGGCGAGGACCCGGCCACGGCGCTCGCCCGTGCGCTCGGCGGCCCGCTGCTGGACCGCGAACGCGAGCACGCGCTCACCACCCGGCTGGCGCAGACGCTGCTGCCGTTCCACCTGGCGGCCGAGCTGAACGAGCTGGGCGTCCGCGGGGTCCGCCCGCACCTGCGCGTCCAGCCGTCGCCGTCGACCGCCCAGGTGCCGTGGGAGGCGCTGCCCGGCGACGCGGGGGAGCGGGTCGCCGATCTCGTCGACGTCTCCGTACTGCCGCCCGCGACCGTGCGCCACGCCATCGGCCGCCGGGTCGCGCCGTGGGACCCGGCCGGGCCGGTGGCCGCGGCGCTCGATCCGCGGGTGCCCGGTTTCCCGGACGGGTCGGCGCTCGGCTCGGTGCTCGGGCCGGTCGAGGCCGGGTCCGCGCTGGCGGCGATGGTCGCCGCCCTCGGGCCGCGGCTGCGCCCGTCCGTCCCGGTGGCCACCGACGCGTTCCGCCGCGACGACGTCGGCCGCGACCGGCTGGAGGGCGAGCTGGCCGCGGCCGCCCGCTTCCTCTACGTCGGGCACGTGACGACGGCCGAGCACGGGCTCGGCGCCGCGCTGCATCTGTCCTGCCCGGCGTCGGCGCCCGGCCGCGCGGCGCCGGTCGGCGCGCACCGTCCGCTCACCGCGGCCGACCTCGCCTTCGGGCACCGCACGGACGACCCGCGGCCGTGGCGGCTGCCCGCCCGGGTCGCGCTGATCGCCTGCGAGAGCGGCGGCGACGCCCGCTTCGCCGAGCCGTCCGGGCTGGTCGCGGCGATGGTGCAGGGCGGGGCCGAGCACGTGACGGCCGCGCGCTGGCCGCTGCCGACCGACGCCGGTCTCGCCGGGGCCGGCCTGGCCGCCGCCGTCGTCGCGGTGAACGACGCGCACGAGGCGCCCGACCCGGTGGCGGCGCTGGTGGCCTGGCAGCGCGAGTGCGCCGCCCGCTGGTGGAGCACCGGCGAACCGGCCTGCTCGCCGCTGTTCTGGGGCGCCTTCTCGACGGCGTACGCGCCCGCGCCCGCGGGGACGACGGCGTGA
- a CDS encoding RDD family protein, with product MSSTSPDLQLPDHGPGSAAGWGRRFAALLLDWLAGNLVAFIITGGNSGVWDAQSDVFWLPLICWYLLVVASTTLAGGSLGQLMLGLRVAHLGGRRISPVIAAVRTLMIALIIPPVVAMRDGRGLHDLASNTVVVNAR from the coding sequence GTGAGCTCCACGTCCCCCGATCTGCAGCTGCCCGACCACGGCCCCGGCTCGGCGGCCGGCTGGGGACGGCGTTTCGCCGCGCTGCTGCTCGACTGGCTGGCTGGCAACCTGGTCGCGTTCATCATCACCGGCGGGAACTCCGGCGTGTGGGACGCGCAGAGCGACGTGTTCTGGCTGCCGCTGATCTGTTGGTACCTGCTGGTGGTGGCGTCGACGACGCTGGCCGGCGGCAGCCTGGGGCAGCTGATGCTCGGGCTGCGCGTCGCTCACCTGGGCGGACGGCGCATCAGTCCGGTCATCGCGGCGGTGCGGACGCTGATGATCGCGCTGATCATCCCGCCGGTGGTGGCCATGCGCGACGGCCGCGGCCTGCACGACCTCGCGTCGAACACGGTGGTCGTGAACGCCCGCTGA